Proteins from one Dromiciops gliroides isolate mDroGli1 chromosome 6, mDroGli1.pri, whole genome shotgun sequence genomic window:
- the DLC1 gene encoding rho GTPase-activating protein 7 isoform X2 produces MQGQGAEMLWVGNTLPRRMERPQKAPLRRSFSDHIRDSTARALDAIWKNSRERRLAEIEAKEACDWLRAAGFPQYAQLYEDLLFPIDITLVKREHDFLDRDSIEALYRRLNTLNKCAVMKLEISPHRKRSEDSDEDEPCAISGKWTFQRDSKRWSRMDEFDVFPPTPSLATGVPGRQALTGTTSRESLLTDLSEGQELTSVRSLSSTSSLPMEAGTPRASSVLSICSSSPREDGPLPSPTEPSSDGTKAQGQPTKARPRGLLKRMESLKLRRSHSGRPKAAPAKLGLVISDPILQEGAGQEKLKRLRCVDVSSLGGGHFGVPGVRKRSVSNSTQTSSSSSSSSTVSTPSPVTRTRSLSTCKKRAGMYLEGFDPFEQAAFDGVLEHNRRNRESCPDEAVFYIPEDHKPGTFPKALSHSRFPPPPPPGADGSAAGWRSGNFLGHSREAAKVLRGRNSSCSVSSRLSVYDNVPGSSLYSSSGDLRGLEREDIFPELDDILYHVKGMQRIVNQWSEKFSDEGDSDSALDSVSPCPSSPKQIHLEGDNDRTSPSDLDSVGNSLNETEEPSDIQERRDSGVGASLTRSNGPRLSWQSSQWPSASSAVPQINCQSVAQMNLLQKYSLLKLTALLERYTPSNKHGFSWAVPKFMKRLKVPDYKDRSVFGVPLSVNVQRIGQPLPQSIQQAMDYLHSQCLDQVGLFRKSGVKSRIQALRQMNENSTAHVSYDGQSAYDVADMLKQYFRDLPEPLMTNKLSETFLQIYQYVPKDQRLQAIQAAIMLLPDESREVLQTLLYFLSEVTAAVKENQMTPTNLAVCLAPSLFHLNTLKREHSSPRVMQRKQSLGKPDQKDLNENLAATQGLAHMIAECHKLFQVPEEMSRCRNSYSEQELRPLTLEALGRLSGQDAADYHHFLQDCMDSLFKEVKDKFKGWVSRPTSEHADLAYKKVSEGPPLRLWKSTIEVPAKPEDILNRLLKEQHVWDLDLLDAKVIEVLDSQTEIYQFVRRSMVPHPARDHVVLRTWRTNLPRGACVLLLTSVDHAQAPVIGVRVNMLLARYLVEPCGAGRSKLTYMCRSDLRGHTPEWYTKVFGHLCVAEVVKIRDSFSRPSMDSKDGKSR; encoded by the exons AAATCGAGGCCAAAGAAGCTTGTGACTGGCTGCGGGCAGCCGGCTTCCCTCAGTACGCCCAACTGTATGAAG ATCTGCTGTTTCCCATCGACATCACACTTGTCAAGAGGGAGCACGACTTCTTGGACCGAGACTCCATTGAGGCATTGTACCG GCGCCTGAACACATTAAATAAGTGTGCAGTAATGAAGCTGGAAATCAGCCCCCACAGGAAGCGG AGTGAGGACTCAGATGAGGATGAGCCGTGTGCCATCAGTGGCAAGTGGACCTTCCAGAGGGACAGCAAAAGGTGGTCCAGGATGGATGAGTTTGACGTCTTCCCCCCCACACCCAGCCTGGCCACCGGGGTGCCCGGGCGCCAAGCCCTCACCGGTACCACTAGTCGAGAGAGCCTGCTGACCGACCTGAGTGAGGGCCAGGAGCTGACCTCCGTCCGCAGCCTCAGCAGCACCAGCAGCCTCCCAATGGAGGCTGGCACGCCCCGGGCCAGCTCCGTGCTGAGCATCTGCTCCTCGAGTCCCCGGGAGGATGGGCCCCTGCCCTCCCCGACAGAGCCATCCAGCGATGGCACAAAAGCCCAGGGGCAGCCCACCAAGGCCAGGCCGAGAGGCCTGCTCAAGAGGATGGAGAGCCTGAAGCTGAGGCGTTCTCACAGCGGCAGGCCCAAGGCTGCTCCTGCAAAGCTGGGCCTGGTCATCAGCGACCCCATCCTGCAGGAGGGCGCAGGCCAGGAGAAGCTGAAGCGCCTGCGCTGCGTGGATGTCTCCAGCCTGGGTGGCGGCCACTTCGGTGTCCCTGGTGTCCGTAAGAGGAGCGTCTCCAACTCCACACAGacgagcagcagcagcagcagcagcagcaccgtCAGCACCCCCAGCCCCGTGACCAGGACCCGCAGCCTCAGCACCTGCAAGAAGAGGGCCGGCATGTATCTGGAAGGCTTTGACCCCTTCGAGCAGGCGGCCTTCGATGGTGTTCTCGAGCACAACCGCAGGAACCGCGAGAGCTGCCCAGACGAGGCCGTGTTCTACATCCCCGAGGATCACAAGCCGGGTACCTTCCCCAAGGCCCTCTCTCACAGCCGCTTTCCCCCACCGCCACCCCCGGGGGCTGATGGCTCTGCCGCTGGCTGGCGGTCGGGTAACTTCCTTGGCCACAGCCGAGAGGCCGCCAAGGTGCTGCGCGGGCGCAACTCTTCCTGCTCCGTGAGCAGCCGTCTCAGCGTCTATGACAACGTGCCCGGCTCCAGCCTCTACTCCAGCTctggggacctcagaggcctcgAGCGAGAAGACATCTTCCCCGAGCTGGATGACATCTTGTACCATGTCAAGGGCATGCAGAGGATTGTCAACCAGTGGTCCGAGAAGTTCTCCGACGAGGGAGACTCCGACTCAGCACTGGATTCAGTCTCCCCCTGCCCTTCTTCCCCAAAGCAGATTCACCTTGAGGGCGACAATGATCGCACCTCGCCCAGCGACCTAGACAGCGTGGGGAACTCCCTGAACGAAACTGAAGAGCCCTCGGACATCCAGGAAAGGAGGGATTCTGGTGTGGGTGCATCCCTGACTCGGTCCAACGG ACCCAGGCTGAGCTGGCAGAGTTCCCAGTGGCCTAGTGCAAGCTCAGCAGTGCCTCAGATCAACTGCCAATCTGTGGCTCAGATGAACCTTCTGCAGAAGTATTCGCTCCTCAAGCTGACAGCCTTGCTGGAGAGGTACACGCCATCCAACAAGCACGGCTTTAGCTG GGCAGTACCCAAGTTCATGAAGAGGCTTAAGGTCCCAGACTATAAGGACCGAAGCGTGTTTGGCGTCCCGCTCTCTGTCAATGTGCAGCGGATTGGGCAGCCCCTTCCCCAGAGCATCCAGCAGGCCATGGACTATCTGCACAGCCAGTGCTTGGACCAG GTCGGGCTCTTCAGAAAGTCAGGCGTCAAGTCCAGGATCCAGGCCTTGCGCCAGATGAATGAGAACTCCACGGCCCACGTGAGCTATGATGGGCAGTCTGCGTACGATGTGGCAGACATGCTGAAGCAGTACTTCCGGGACCTTCCTGAGCCACTCATGACCAACAAGCTCTCAGAGACCTTCTTACAGATATATCAGT ATGTGCCCAAGGACCAGCGCCTCCAGGCCATCCAGGCGGCCATCATGCTTCTCCCGGATGAGAGCAGGGAGGTCCTTCAGACCCTGCTCTATTTCCTGAGCGAGGTCACCGCCGCCGTGAAGGAAAACCAGATGACGCCCACCAACCTCGCTGTGTGCTTGGCGCCTTCCCTCTTCCACCTCAACACCCTTAAAAGGGAACATTCTTCTCCGAG GGTGATGCAGCGAAAGCAGAGTCTGGGCAAGCCGGACCAGAAAGATCTCAATGAAAACCTGGCAGCAACCCAAGGCCTGGCACACATGATCGCAGAGTGCCACAAGCTCTTCCAG GTGCCTGAGGAAATGAGCCGCTGTCGGAACTCATACTCGGAGCAGGAGCTGCGGCCCCTCACCCTCGAGGCCTTGGGCCGCCTCAGTGGCCAGGATGCTGCTGACTATCACCACTTCCTCCAGGACTGCATGGACAGCCTGtttaaagaggtcaaagacaagTTCAAAGGCTGGGTCAGCCGCCCAACCTCGGAGCACGCCGACCTGGCATATAAGAAG GTGAGCGAAGGACCCCCACTTCGATTGTGGAAGTCAACGATTGAAGTCCCTGCCAAACCTGAGGATATCTTAAACCGCCTCCTGAAGGAGCAACACGTTTGGGACCTGGACCTCTTGGACGCCAAAGTGATCGAAGTCTTGGACAGCCAGACTGAAATCTACCAGTTTGTCCGGAGGAGTATGGTGCCGCATCCTGCCAGAGACCACGTTGTCCTGAG AACATGGAGGACCAACCTACCCAGGGGGGCCTGCGTGCTCTTGCTCACCTCCGTGGACCATGCCCAGGCCCCTGTGATTGGAGTGAGGGTGAACATGCTCTTGGCCCGATACCTGGTCGAGCCATGTGGGGCTGGGAGATCCAAGCTCACCTACATGTGCCGAAGTGACCTGAG GGGCCACACACCAGAATGGTACACTAAGGTGTTTGGGCATTTGTGTGTAGCTGAAGTGGTGAAGATCCGAGATTCTTTCAGTCGTCCAAGCATGGATTCCAAAGATGGGAAATCCAGGTGA
- the DLC1 gene encoding rho GTPase-activating protein 7 isoform X3 — translation MCRQRPPPPPDTMIVTQIEAKEACDWLRAAGFPQYAQLYEDLLFPIDITLVKREHDFLDRDSIEALYRRLNTLNKCAVMKLEISPHRKRSEDSDEDEPCAISGKWTFQRDSKRWSRMDEFDVFPPTPSLATGVPGRQALTGTTSRESLLTDLSEGQELTSVRSLSSTSSLPMEAGTPRASSVLSICSSSPREDGPLPSPTEPSSDGTKAQGQPTKARPRGLLKRMESLKLRRSHSGRPKAAPAKLGLVISDPILQEGAGQEKLKRLRCVDVSSLGGGHFGVPGVRKRSVSNSTQTSSSSSSSSTVSTPSPVTRTRSLSTCKKRAGMYLEGFDPFEQAAFDGVLEHNRRNRESCPDEAVFYIPEDHKPGTFPKALSHSRFPPPPPPGADGSAAGWRSGNFLGHSREAAKVLRGRNSSCSVSSRLSVYDNVPGSSLYSSSGDLRGLEREDIFPELDDILYHVKGMQRIVNQWSEKFSDEGDSDSALDSVSPCPSSPKQIHLEGDNDRTSPSDLDSVGNSLNETEEPSDIQERRDSGVGASLTRSNGPRLSWQSSQWPSASSAVPQINCQSVAQMNLLQKYSLLKLTALLERYTPSNKHGFSWAVPKFMKRLKVPDYKDRSVFGVPLSVNVQRIGQPLPQSIQQAMDYLHSQCLDQVGLFRKSGVKSRIQALRQMNENSTAHVSYDGQSAYDVADMLKQYFRDLPEPLMTNKLSETFLQIYQYVPKDQRLQAIQAAIMLLPDESREVLQTLLYFLSEVTAAVKENQMTPTNLAVCLAPSLFHLNTLKREHSSPRVMQRKQSLGKPDQKDLNENLAATQGLAHMIAECHKLFQVPEEMSRCRNSYSEQELRPLTLEALGRLSGQDAADYHHFLQDCMDSLFKEVKDKFKGWVSRPTSEHADLAYKKVSEGPPLRLWKSTIEVPAKPEDILNRLLKEQHVWDLDLLDAKVIEVLDSQTEIYQFVRRSMVPHPARDHVVLRTWRTNLPRGACVLLLTSVDHAQAPVIGVRVNMLLARYLVEPCGAGRSKLTYMCRSDLRGHTPEWYTKVFGHLCVAEVVKIRDSFSRPSMDSKDGKSR, via the exons AAATCGAGGCCAAAGAAGCTTGTGACTGGCTGCGGGCAGCCGGCTTCCCTCAGTACGCCCAACTGTATGAAG ATCTGCTGTTTCCCATCGACATCACACTTGTCAAGAGGGAGCACGACTTCTTGGACCGAGACTCCATTGAGGCATTGTACCG GCGCCTGAACACATTAAATAAGTGTGCAGTAATGAAGCTGGAAATCAGCCCCCACAGGAAGCGG AGTGAGGACTCAGATGAGGATGAGCCGTGTGCCATCAGTGGCAAGTGGACCTTCCAGAGGGACAGCAAAAGGTGGTCCAGGATGGATGAGTTTGACGTCTTCCCCCCCACACCCAGCCTGGCCACCGGGGTGCCCGGGCGCCAAGCCCTCACCGGTACCACTAGTCGAGAGAGCCTGCTGACCGACCTGAGTGAGGGCCAGGAGCTGACCTCCGTCCGCAGCCTCAGCAGCACCAGCAGCCTCCCAATGGAGGCTGGCACGCCCCGGGCCAGCTCCGTGCTGAGCATCTGCTCCTCGAGTCCCCGGGAGGATGGGCCCCTGCCCTCCCCGACAGAGCCATCCAGCGATGGCACAAAAGCCCAGGGGCAGCCCACCAAGGCCAGGCCGAGAGGCCTGCTCAAGAGGATGGAGAGCCTGAAGCTGAGGCGTTCTCACAGCGGCAGGCCCAAGGCTGCTCCTGCAAAGCTGGGCCTGGTCATCAGCGACCCCATCCTGCAGGAGGGCGCAGGCCAGGAGAAGCTGAAGCGCCTGCGCTGCGTGGATGTCTCCAGCCTGGGTGGCGGCCACTTCGGTGTCCCTGGTGTCCGTAAGAGGAGCGTCTCCAACTCCACACAGacgagcagcagcagcagcagcagcagcaccgtCAGCACCCCCAGCCCCGTGACCAGGACCCGCAGCCTCAGCACCTGCAAGAAGAGGGCCGGCATGTATCTGGAAGGCTTTGACCCCTTCGAGCAGGCGGCCTTCGATGGTGTTCTCGAGCACAACCGCAGGAACCGCGAGAGCTGCCCAGACGAGGCCGTGTTCTACATCCCCGAGGATCACAAGCCGGGTACCTTCCCCAAGGCCCTCTCTCACAGCCGCTTTCCCCCACCGCCACCCCCGGGGGCTGATGGCTCTGCCGCTGGCTGGCGGTCGGGTAACTTCCTTGGCCACAGCCGAGAGGCCGCCAAGGTGCTGCGCGGGCGCAACTCTTCCTGCTCCGTGAGCAGCCGTCTCAGCGTCTATGACAACGTGCCCGGCTCCAGCCTCTACTCCAGCTctggggacctcagaggcctcgAGCGAGAAGACATCTTCCCCGAGCTGGATGACATCTTGTACCATGTCAAGGGCATGCAGAGGATTGTCAACCAGTGGTCCGAGAAGTTCTCCGACGAGGGAGACTCCGACTCAGCACTGGATTCAGTCTCCCCCTGCCCTTCTTCCCCAAAGCAGATTCACCTTGAGGGCGACAATGATCGCACCTCGCCCAGCGACCTAGACAGCGTGGGGAACTCCCTGAACGAAACTGAAGAGCCCTCGGACATCCAGGAAAGGAGGGATTCTGGTGTGGGTGCATCCCTGACTCGGTCCAACGG ACCCAGGCTGAGCTGGCAGAGTTCCCAGTGGCCTAGTGCAAGCTCAGCAGTGCCTCAGATCAACTGCCAATCTGTGGCTCAGATGAACCTTCTGCAGAAGTATTCGCTCCTCAAGCTGACAGCCTTGCTGGAGAGGTACACGCCATCCAACAAGCACGGCTTTAGCTG GGCAGTACCCAAGTTCATGAAGAGGCTTAAGGTCCCAGACTATAAGGACCGAAGCGTGTTTGGCGTCCCGCTCTCTGTCAATGTGCAGCGGATTGGGCAGCCCCTTCCCCAGAGCATCCAGCAGGCCATGGACTATCTGCACAGCCAGTGCTTGGACCAG GTCGGGCTCTTCAGAAAGTCAGGCGTCAAGTCCAGGATCCAGGCCTTGCGCCAGATGAATGAGAACTCCACGGCCCACGTGAGCTATGATGGGCAGTCTGCGTACGATGTGGCAGACATGCTGAAGCAGTACTTCCGGGACCTTCCTGAGCCACTCATGACCAACAAGCTCTCAGAGACCTTCTTACAGATATATCAGT ATGTGCCCAAGGACCAGCGCCTCCAGGCCATCCAGGCGGCCATCATGCTTCTCCCGGATGAGAGCAGGGAGGTCCTTCAGACCCTGCTCTATTTCCTGAGCGAGGTCACCGCCGCCGTGAAGGAAAACCAGATGACGCCCACCAACCTCGCTGTGTGCTTGGCGCCTTCCCTCTTCCACCTCAACACCCTTAAAAGGGAACATTCTTCTCCGAG GGTGATGCAGCGAAAGCAGAGTCTGGGCAAGCCGGACCAGAAAGATCTCAATGAAAACCTGGCAGCAACCCAAGGCCTGGCACACATGATCGCAGAGTGCCACAAGCTCTTCCAG GTGCCTGAGGAAATGAGCCGCTGTCGGAACTCATACTCGGAGCAGGAGCTGCGGCCCCTCACCCTCGAGGCCTTGGGCCGCCTCAGTGGCCAGGATGCTGCTGACTATCACCACTTCCTCCAGGACTGCATGGACAGCCTGtttaaagaggtcaaagacaagTTCAAAGGCTGGGTCAGCCGCCCAACCTCGGAGCACGCCGACCTGGCATATAAGAAG GTGAGCGAAGGACCCCCACTTCGATTGTGGAAGTCAACGATTGAAGTCCCTGCCAAACCTGAGGATATCTTAAACCGCCTCCTGAAGGAGCAACACGTTTGGGACCTGGACCTCTTGGACGCCAAAGTGATCGAAGTCTTGGACAGCCAGACTGAAATCTACCAGTTTGTCCGGAGGAGTATGGTGCCGCATCCTGCCAGAGACCACGTTGTCCTGAG AACATGGAGGACCAACCTACCCAGGGGGGCCTGCGTGCTCTTGCTCACCTCCGTGGACCATGCCCAGGCCCCTGTGATTGGAGTGAGGGTGAACATGCTCTTGGCCCGATACCTGGTCGAGCCATGTGGGGCTGGGAGATCCAAGCTCACCTACATGTGCCGAAGTGACCTGAG GGGCCACACACCAGAATGGTACACTAAGGTGTTTGGGCATTTGTGTGTAGCTGAAGTGGTGAAGATCCGAGATTCTTTCAGTCGTCCAAGCATGGATTCCAAAGATGGGAAATCCAGGTGA